CCACGAGAAACTGCACCTGCTGTCGGTCATCAGCGCCCCGCTCCACTGACGCCCTTTCGCGCCCCCTCCACCCCTGCCCCACCAAGACGGCGGACAGCGCGGCGGGGCGGCCGCGGCACTCGCCGGCTCGCCCCTGTCTCTCCGTGACGCAACTGGGGCGCCTCCGGGACACCTGGCGGAGGCGCCCAGTTCAGTGTGGCCGGCGGTGGTGGTGACCGTGGCGGCCCCAGGAGGCTTCGCCGACGGGGCCGCCTTGGTCATCCCCGCTGTTGGCGCCGCGCCCCAAACGCTCACCCGCTGCCCCAAAGGGTTCCTCGTGCCGCCGCTTCCGGCTTCGTCCCGGGACCGTTACCGGCGCGGACGGAGGTCGTTCTGGATCATGGCCGTCCGGCCGAGTTACTGAGCAAAGGTGCCACCGTACGATGCCCACACCGCCGAAGACCGCCCGCCCGCCGCGCCTGCCTGTTGCCCAGCCGGACGCCAGTGGAGGCACCGGGCCACTCGGGGTGCACCCGAAGGTGTTCCGCGACGAACTGACAGCCGCCGCAGACTGGGTCGCCGACTACCTCGGACGGATCACCCAGCACCCGGTGACCCGGCCCATCCCGCCGGCGCACCGGCAGGCCCTGGCCGCCGCGGCGCTGCCGCACGAGGGCCAAGACCTCGGCGCCCTGCTGGAGTTCGTCGACCGGGCGATCGCCCCGTACCCGACCGGCAACGGCCATCCCGCCTTCTTCGCCTGGATCAACTCACCGCCGTCCCCCGCCGGAGTGATCGCCGAACTGCTGGCCACCGCGGTCAACGCGACCTGTGGCATGGGCGAGCACGCTCTGATGGACCTCGAACGCGGCGTGGTGCGCGACCTGGCCTCGCTGGCGGGTATGGCACCGACCACCGGAGGAGTACTGACCAGCGGCGGCTCGATGGCCAACCTGCTCTGCCTGGGCGCCGCCCGCACCTGGTTCCTGCGCCACCACGGCGCCACCGACGGACCCGCCTACGACCAGGCCCACGCGCGCCTGATCGCCTACCACAGCGACCAGGCCCACATGTCGGTCGCGAAGGCCGCCGCGGTGATCGGCCTGCCGGCGTGGCGGCTGCGCGCGGTGCCCACCACGGCGGAGCACCGCATGGACGTCGAAGCTCTGCGCGCGATGGCCGACGCCGACCGCGCAAGCGGCCTGCTGCCGTTCTGCGTCGTGTCCAACCTCGGCAGCACCGCCAGCGGCGCCGTCGACCCGATCGAGGCGATCACGCAGGTGTGCCGCACACAGGGCATGTGGCACCACGCCGACGGTGCCTGGGGCGGGCTCGGTGCCCTCGTCCCCGAGCTGGCCCCCCTCTACCGAGGCGTCGCCGACCTCGACTCACTCACCGTCGACCCGCACAAGACCCTGTCCGTACCGGTCGGCTGCGGCGCCGCACTCGTCACCGACCCCGCCCGGCTGCGCGACGCGTTCACCTTCCGCGCCTCGTACCTCGACGGCGACCAGGACTGGCCCTGGATGTCCGACTACACGATCGAACTCACCCGGCCCGGCACCCGGGCCCTCACCCTCTGGGCCACTCTGCGCCAGCTCGGCCGCTCCGGCGTGATCGACCTCCTCCAGCACTACCAGGACCTCGCCCGGTACCTGCGCCAACGCGTCCAGGCGCACCCCGGACTGGAACTGTGCACCGACGGCCCGCTGCCCGTGGTCTGCTTCGGCCTGGCCGCCACCCCCGACACCGGGTGCCCGGACTCGCGAGCGGACCTGCACACGGCGGTGGCCGCACACGTCCAGGCCCGCGGCCACGCCTATCTCGCCACCGTCTGCCACGAAGGCGAAACGGTCCTACGCGCCTGCGTCTGCAACTACCTCACCACCACGGACGACGTGGACACCCTCCTCCAAGAGGTCCAGGCCGCCATCGACCATCTCCAGGCCGCCTGACCCGCGATGTCGGCGTCTCGATCGCTGCCTTGAAGGGTGCGCGAGGGGTGGGCAGGGGGCGTGGAGTCGACCAGGGGCATGTCGGATGTGGCCATGAGCTGGAGAGGCCCCTTCCGGGCAGGGCTTCATTGCGTTGCGCGGGCTACGTCGTGTGCCGACCGCCAGGAAGTCGGTCACGTTGCCGTTGGTGGCCGCGTTGGCCCGGGCAACACAGATCCCGGCAGCCATCAGGCTGCCGGGATCGGGGGTGCTGAATGCCTACTTGGGCTTGACGGCGTCCTTGGCCTTCTCCTTGGCCGCACGCAGGTCACCCTGGGACTCCTTGGCCTGGCCCTCGGCCTTCAGGGACTCGTTGCCCACCGCGCCGCCGGCGACCTTCTTGACCTTGCCCTCGGCCTGCTCGCCCTTGGCCTGAGCCTTCTCGTCCGCAGCCACAACCACTCACCCCTGCCTCAATCGGAACTCACGTACGCCCTCCGAGTCACCCCGGATCCCATCCCCAAACCAGCTCGATGACCGCCGCGCTTTTCCAGGCCGTGCAGCGCCTAAGGAATACATAAGACCCGCAGGAATGAAGATCGGACCGTAGGGCACTCGAGGGTCCGGAGGTTGATAACTATGGTTCCTATTCTTCTTGTTCTTCTGCTCGCCCTGATCCTCTTCGGTGCCGGTTTCGCACTCAAGGCGCTCTGGTGGATCGCCGTGATCGTCCTGATCGTGTGGGTCCTCGGATTCGTGATCCGCCCGACAGCCAGCGGCGGCAAGCGTGGCCGCTGGTACCGCTGGTAGACAGCCCGAACAGCACGCATACACACACATGGGTGGGGCCCGACGCCACAGCGTCGGGCCCCACCCATGTCCCGCCCCGTGGAGCGCAGGACGAAATCGGTGAATCCGGCGAACGGGTTCGTGTTCGGACCGGGCTCGGACCACCAGGACACGTGGCGGGGCATCGAGGGAAAGCTCGTTGATCGTTCCGCTCAGGCTGCGGCGGTTGGATCCGCAGCTTCGGACAGACGGCGGTATGCGGCGTTGATGCGCCGGGCTTCTTCGAGCTGGTCCTCGAGGATGACGATGCGGCAGGCCGCCTCGATCGGCGTGCCCTGGTCGACGAGCTCACGGGCGCCGGCCGCGATGCGCAGCTGGTAGCGGGAGTAGCGGCGGTGCCCACCCGGGGAACGGAGCGGGGTGATCAGGCGGGCTTCCCCGATCGCGCGCAGGAACCCCTGAGTGGCGCCGAGGAGTTCGGCGGCTCGGCCCATGGTGTAGGCGGGGTAATCGTCGTCCTCCAGGCGGCTGAACGAGTCGTCCGCTGTCATTGCACCTCTCTCATGAAAACGCGTGGAGGGGCCCTGGCGCTCGTCGCGCCAGGGCCCCGAAGGAACTGCTGCTACACCATCTGCCGGCCTTGATACTGCACCGGCCTTCTGTTTCCGCGGGCCCGACTCGACTGCCGTCGGGGACGCGGGGATCGCGGTTGCTCGACCGGAGACCACCTCACTATCGATGTCCTGCGGTACCCGGGCTCAGGCAATCCGCCCGGGCGATCCTGATGGCGCCTCGCTCCTCCGTTCATTCCCTCGTGATCCAGCGCTCCCGGGAGGGCTGACTGCGCTGGAGCCTGTGCGTAGTGCGTGTACTGCTCTGCACCACGGGTGATGCGAATTACCCCGAACTGCTCGGTGACCTGAACGAGCGTCACTCTTCGACAGCCAGCCCCGTCGCCCGTCCTGCATATACCGCTCTGGCTTGGAACCCCACTGCCGAACCTCCCGGTGCGCGCGCCCGCAGCCGACGCCTTCACCGAGGTACCACTCACACACCTGCACTGCGGGATACCGCGAACTGCACCTTCAACTGCGGTTCTGCGTGCGGCGACCCCTGATCACTGCGGGCCACCCGGTCCGGTCGTCAGCCCCGTCGCCGTCCTGCGACAACTCTGGCTTCGAAGCTCCACCACCGCACCGTCCTGCAACTGCACTTGCCTGTACCGCTGCCCGGCAGTTCGTGTCTGCCAGGCCCTGCTGATCTCTGCAACAAGAGAAACCATAGCCAGGCGATCTCGCAATGTCTACTCCAGCCAGCATAGATTTTTGTGTGCCGTTCAGAGAGCAAGTCGTCCTCGAACAACGCCGATGGACGGCCCCGCCGTGTGCCCGGCCGGGGCACACGCGCATCACACGCAGCACTCCTGTGGCACGATCGGCCTCATCAAAGCCATCGACCGGTTCGAGCTGACCCGCGAAGTCGAGTTCACCACCTTCGCCGTGCCCTACATCGTCGGTGAGATCAAGCGCTTCTTCCGCGACACCACGTGGGCTGTCCACGTCCCGCGGCGCCTGCAGGAGGCTCGGGTAGCCCTCGCCAAGGCCACCGAGGAGCTCCGCAGCCGGCTGGGCCGCATGCCCACGACCCGGGAACTGTCCGCGCTGATGTCACTGTCGGAGAAGGACGTCATCGAGGCGCGGAAGGCCGCGAACGGCTACACCTCGACGTCCCTCGACGCTGCCATCACCTCCAGCGAGGACGGCGAGGCCGCCCTCGCCGACTTCATCGGCGTCGACGACTCCGCCCTGGAGCTCGTCGAGGACTTCAACGCGCTCGCCCCTCTGATCGCCGGGCTCGACGACCGCGAGCGCCGCATCATCCACATGCGGTTCGTCGACGAACTGACCCAGGCCCAGATCGGCGAACACCTCGGCGTCTCCCAGATGCACGTCTCCCGCCTCCTCAACCGCACCCTCGCCAAACTCCGCGCAGGCATGCTCACCACCAGCTGAGGCCGACGGGGCCGCCGCGCGGGCCGGCGTCCGCCCGATCTTCGGCGTCGACGTGCGCGCTGCTTCACCGGCGCCGCCCCCGCACAGTGCACCGCGTCATCGCGGTGCACAACACCCTGTGTAGGCGTCCGTCCGAGGCGATGGACGATGTCGCCAGGGATCGGGTCTGTGGCAGGAGGCGAGTCGCCGGTCCGGCCCCGACGTATCGGCTTCGCCGAAAGACATGCCGAGGCTCTCTACCGCCCGGGCCAAGAGAAGTTCGGGGCGCTTCCCGTTGCCGGCCCGATCGGCCGGAGCGGCGGGCCCGTCATGATGTCACCCGGCTCATGAATCTGCTGGACGCGATACCCCGTATCCGCAGGGGTCCGGGGCCGGTCACATCACCGGCCCCGCTGCCTGTCGGCCGACCGTGGCCACGACTATGACACGTACCGTCGGCCACTCCGCGTCCGCGGCATCACACCGGCGATCGCCCACCGCGTGGAGGCCTGCGCGCTCAGCCCGCGATGCGCACGCCGAACTGGAAGGATCCGATCGTGCTCATCGACTCGTAGCGCACATAGGCGCCCGGGTACGGGGCGTGCAGCACCTGGTTGTTGCCCGCGTAGAGACCGACATGCTCGGTGTTGTTGAAGAAGACCAGGTCACCGGGCTTGAGTGCGCTCATGCCGATCCGCGTTCCGTCGTTGACCTGCGTGTAGGTGACCCGGGATATCTGGACACCGGCCTGGCCGTACGCCCACTGCGTGAGGCCGGAGCAGTCGTAGGAGCCGGGGCCCGTGCCGCCCCGGCCGTACGGCTTGCCGATCTGCGTGGCGGCGGCGTTCAGCGCGGCGGTGCCGAACGGGGAGGCGGCCACCTCGTTGCCGAGGTCGACCTGCTGCGCCGCTGTCCGGCTGGCCTTCTGTTCGGCGTGGGCGATCTCTTGGCGTTCGGCTGCGGTCAGCGTGTTCAGCAGCTTCTGCGCCTTGTTGAGCTTGTCCTGCACCACTTTCTTCTTCTCGCCCAGCTCGGTGCGGGTGTCCGCGAGGTCCTTGAGCTTGAGCGTGGCCTCGGCGCGCTGCTGGGCAAGCTCCCGCTGCTTCGCCTGGACCTTTCGCAGCGACTCCAGCTGCTGCGCGGAGACCGACTCCAGCGTTGACGCCTTGTCGAGGTAGTCGTCGGGGTCCGCGGAGAGCAGCAGCTGAACGGACGGGTCGATGCCGCCGGAACGGTACTGGGCGCTGGCCATCGCGCCGATGCCCTCACGCAGTTCGTTGAGCTCGTCCTGCTCGCGGGCGACCTTGCTCTGGAGCAGGCCGATCTCCTTCTGGAGCTTCTCCTGCTTCTCCTTGGCCCCGTCGTACTGGTTGGTGGCCCGCTCCGCCTCTTTGTAGAGCTTGTCGACCTCGGACTTCACCTCGCTCTTCGCGGGCTTGGGGGCCGCGTTGGCGGCCTGCGAGGTGAGCGCCACGGCAGCGGCGGCGGTCGCGGTCATCACCGTCACACGGGCGCGGCTGGGTGACTTGGGACGACGGTGAAGCGCCACGAAGACAAGCTCCTTCTTCCTCCACCGCCCGCGCAACTGCCCGTGGACGGCGCCCCCTTCACCGTCACCCACCCCTTGCGAGCGATCGTTCGTGCGAAGGTTCGAGACCTCACCTTAGTGATGTTCTTGTGACCGTTTCAAAGTTTGATCAGAACAGTTGGGATCATCTTCCGCATCCATTGCGTGCAAATCGATCACAATGCGCCCTGGAACGGAGGGGAAGGGCAGCGCCTTCAGCGGATCGTGCGACGGGGCAGCACCACCTCGCATCGCTATCGACGCGCGATGACGCTGCCGGCCTCCGCCCACGGGAACCGGGTCCCGGTGATCGCCCGACTAGTCCAGTAGTCCAGTAGTCCAGGCTGACGAGGATGAGGTCGCGAGGTAGCGCTCCGGCCGGCCCTGCGCGGCGGATGTCCGGAAGGATCAGGGCGCGCTGACACGGCGTGAAGTGAGCGACTGTCGGGCGCAGTTCGGGGCTTTGTCCCGGATCCGACAGCCACGACCCTCGCCTTCGGGGTGGCCTTGCGTACCCAGTCGGACACGCTCCGCGGCGCGTCGGGCGATTCTTTCTTCCGCCCTTGGTCAAGGCGCCGCACAGGCGCCTCGCCACCGCGCGCCGCGCTTGGATCGGGCCGCCGGGTGCGCTGTAGATTTGCGCCTCATGCTCTGTGTTCAGGTCCTGGGGCCGCTCGGTGCTGACATCGGGGGAACTCCGGTCCATCTGGGGAGTCCCCGGCAACGCGCGGTCCTCGCCCTCCTGATGGCGAACCGCGGCAACGTCGTACCCGTCGACCGGCTCATCGACCGCCTGTGGTGCGGCCGTCCCCCGGAGAAGGCGCCGGCGTCCCTGCACGCCTACGTCTCCAACCTTCGACGGGTCCTCGAACCCGGCAGGGCACCCCGTACCCCGTCCGGCGTCCTGGTCAGCGCCCCTCCCGGATACGCGCTGCGGCTGCCGCAGGACGCGGTCGACGCCTGGCGGTTCGAGGAAGCCGTACGGCAGGCGCGCACACTGCCCCCGCCGGAGGCACGACGACTCCTGGAGGAGGCGCTCGGCTGGTGGCGGGGAGCGGCCTACGGGGAGTGGGCCGACGAGGAGTGGGCCGGGGCCGAGGCGGCCCGGCTGGCCGAACTGCACAGCGTGGCAAGGGAACTCGCCGTCGAGGCGACGCTCCGGTCGGGGGCGGCCACCGAAGCCGTGCCCTGTGCCGAGGCGCTCGTACGCGAGCACCCGCTGCGCGAGGAGGGCTGGCGGCTGCTCGCGCTCGCGCTGTGGGCGAGCGGCCGCCGGGCCGACGCACTGGCCGAACTGCGCCGGGCGACCGCCGTCCTGGCCGAGGAGCTCGGCCTCGGCCCCGGCGAGGTCCTGGCCGGGCTGCAGTCCGCGATGCTGACGGACCGGACCGAGGTACTGCGCGCGGTGGTACCCGGAGTGGGTCCGTCCGAGACCTCGGCGTCCGTCGCGCCGTCCGCCGGGGCGACGATGACCTCCGTGCGCGTCCAGCAGCCCGCGGCGCCTCCGCTTGCTCTGCGGAAACCCGGCCAGGAACCGGTTCCGGTATCCGACCCGGAGGTTGCCCCCGTCCCGGCGGACGAGGCGACGGTCGCACCGCTCCCCTCCCAAGAGCCGTTCGTCGGACGGGACACCGAGTTGCGGGCACTGGACGACGCCGCCCGGGGCGCCCGGCTGCACGGCGGTGTCGTCCTGGTGACCGGAGAGGCCGGAGCGGGCAAGTCCGCACTGCTCGGCCGGTTCCAGCAGCGGTTGCGGGCCGACGGCTGGACCGTGGTGATCGGACGCTGCCCCGAGTTCGACGGCGCGCCGCCCGCCTGGGCGTGGACGGAGGCACTCGGCGAACTCGCCCGGCGCACTCCCCCGGCGGATCCCGCGTCCCTCGGCGCCCTGCTCCACGACGGTGAGTACGGCGGGCACGG
The window above is part of the Streptomyces sp. NBC_01428 genome. Proteins encoded here:
- a CDS encoding CsbD family protein — protein: MAADEKAQAKGEQAEGKVKKVAGGAVGNESLKAEGQAKESQGDLRAAKEKAKDAVKPK
- a CDS encoding hydrophobic protein encodes the protein MVPILLVLLLALILFGAGFALKALWWIAVIVLIVWVLGFVIRPTASGGKRGRWYRW
- a CDS encoding C40 family peptidase, whose product is MALHRRPKSPSRARVTVMTATAAAAVALTSQAANAAPKPAKSEVKSEVDKLYKEAERATNQYDGAKEKQEKLQKEIGLLQSKVAREQDELNELREGIGAMASAQYRSGGIDPSVQLLLSADPDDYLDKASTLESVSAQQLESLRKVQAKQRELAQQRAEATLKLKDLADTRTELGEKKKVVQDKLNKAQKLLNTLTAAERQEIAHAEQKASRTAAQQVDLGNEVAASPFGTAALNAAATQIGKPYGRGGTGPGSYDCSGLTQWAYGQAGVQISRVTYTQVNDGTRIGMSALKPGDLVFFNNTEHVGLYAGNNQVLHAPYPGAYVRYESMSTIGSFQFGVRIAG
- a CDS encoding MerR family transcriptional regulator; the encoded protein is MTADDSFSRLEDDDYPAYTMGRAAELLGATQGFLRAIGEARLITPLRSPGGHRRYSRYQLRIAAGARELVDQGTPIEAACRIVILEDQLEEARRINAAYRRLSEAADPTAAA
- a CDS encoding pyridoxal phosphate-dependent decarboxylase family protein; protein product: MPTPPKTARPPRLPVAQPDASGGTGPLGVHPKVFRDELTAAADWVADYLGRITQHPVTRPIPPAHRQALAAAALPHEGQDLGALLEFVDRAIAPYPTGNGHPAFFAWINSPPSPAGVIAELLATAVNATCGMGEHALMDLERGVVRDLASLAGMAPTTGGVLTSGGSMANLLCLGAARTWFLRHHGATDGPAYDQAHARLIAYHSDQAHMSVAKAAAVIGLPAWRLRAVPTTAEHRMDVEALRAMADADRASGLLPFCVVSNLGSTASGAVDPIEAITQVCRTQGMWHHADGAWGGLGALVPELAPLYRGVADLDSLTVDPHKTLSVPVGCGAALVTDPARLRDAFTFRASYLDGDQDWPWMSDYTIELTRPGTRALTLWATLRQLGRSGVIDLLQHYQDLARYLRQRVQAHPGLELCTDGPLPVVCFGLAATPDTGCPDSRADLHTAVAAHVQARGHAYLATVCHEGETVLRACVCNYLTTTDDVDTLLQEVQAAIDHLQAA